The Symphalangus syndactylus isolate Jambi chromosome 3, NHGRI_mSymSyn1-v2.1_pri, whole genome shotgun sequence genome has a segment encoding these proteins:
- the LOC134736249 gene encoding histone-lysine N-methyltransferase SETMAR-like: MVAVWCSAGGLIHYSVLNPGLTITSEKYAQQIAEMHQKLQYLQPALVNRKDPILLHDSAPPQVTQPILQKLNELGYEVLPHSPYSPDLLLADYHFFKHLSNILQGKHFHNQQDAENAFQEFVQSQRTDFYVTGINQEEKM, encoded by the exons atggttGCTGTTTGGTGCTCTGCTGGTGGTCTGATCCACTACAGCGTTCTGAACCCTGGCTTAACtattacatctgagaagtatgctcagcaaataGCTGAGATGCATCAAAAACTGCAATACCTGCAGCcagcattggtcaacagaaaggacCCAATTCTTCTCCACGACAGTGCCCCACCACAAGTTACACAACCAATACttcaaaagttgaatgaattgGGCTACGAAGTTTTGCCTCATTCaccatattcacctgacctcttgCTAGCTGACTACCATTTCTTTAAGCATCTCAGTAACATTTTGCAGGGAAAACACTTCCACAatcagcaggatgcagaaaatgctttccaagagtttgtCCAATCCCAAAGGACAGATTTTTATGTTACAGGAATAAACCAAG aggagaaaatgtaG